The Paraburkholderia sp. SOS3 genome includes a region encoding these proteins:
- a CDS encoding aldehyde dehydrogenase family protein: MKTYDQFYIDGKWLSPCGTGTIDVIDSGTEAVMGRIPEGIEADAEAAIAAARAAFDAWAATLPQQRGAYLQKIADNLKARTDELAQLICGEVGMPIKLSRAIQVGGAVQNWYAYAKLAGEFAFEEKVGHSLVVREPVGVVAAITPWNYPLNQITLKVAAALAAGCTVVLKPSEIAPLNAFVLAEAIHEAGLPAGVFNLVCGYGPVVGEVLASHPSVDMVSFTGSTRAGKRVSELAAATVKRVALELGGKSASVILDDADLPAAVKATVGACFLNSGQTCSAHTRMLVPESRYDEVRALAKSAAESYVPGDPRHDRTRLGPLASAAQQQRVQQYIARGIEEGADLVTGGPGMPDGIQQGFFAKPTVFGRVHPKATIAQEEIFGPVLTILTFKDEDEAVRIANDSVYGLAGAVWAGSDERALGIARRMRTGQVNINGGAWNAAAPFGGYKQSGYGRENGTYGLDEYLEYKAMQFAVNKTT, encoded by the coding sequence ATGAAGACCTACGATCAGTTCTACATCGACGGCAAATGGCTGAGCCCGTGCGGCACCGGCACGATCGACGTGATCGACTCCGGCACTGAAGCGGTGATGGGCCGCATTCCCGAAGGCATCGAAGCGGACGCGGAAGCCGCGATTGCCGCGGCGCGCGCCGCCTTCGACGCCTGGGCCGCGACGTTGCCGCAACAGCGCGGCGCGTACCTGCAAAAAATCGCCGACAACCTCAAGGCCCGCACCGACGAACTCGCGCAATTGATCTGCGGCGAAGTCGGCATGCCGATCAAGCTGTCGCGCGCGATTCAGGTCGGCGGCGCCGTACAGAACTGGTACGCGTACGCCAAGCTCGCGGGCGAATTCGCGTTTGAAGAGAAGGTCGGCCATTCGCTCGTCGTGCGCGAACCGGTCGGCGTCGTCGCGGCGATCACGCCGTGGAACTATCCGCTGAACCAGATCACGCTGAAGGTTGCGGCGGCGCTCGCGGCCGGCTGCACGGTCGTGCTGAAGCCGTCGGAGATCGCGCCGCTCAATGCGTTCGTGCTCGCCGAGGCGATTCATGAAGCGGGCTTGCCGGCCGGCGTTTTCAACCTTGTCTGCGGCTATGGGCCGGTGGTCGGCGAAGTGCTCGCGTCGCATCCGTCGGTCGATATGGTGTCGTTCACGGGCTCGACGCGCGCGGGCAAGCGCGTGTCCGAGCTTGCCGCGGCGACCGTCAAGCGCGTCGCGCTCGAACTGGGCGGCAAATCCGCCTCGGTGATTCTCGACGACGCGGACCTGCCGGCCGCCGTGAAGGCGACCGTCGGCGCATGCTTTCTGAACTCGGGGCAGACCTGCTCCGCGCATACGCGCATGCTCGTGCCCGAAAGCCGCTACGACGAAGTGCGCGCGCTCGCGAAAAGCGCGGCCGAAAGCTACGTACCCGGCGACCCGCGCCACGACAGAACGCGCCTCGGTCCGCTCGCATCGGCCGCGCAGCAACAACGCGTGCAGCAGTACATCGCGCGCGGCATCGAAGAGGGCGCGGACCTCGTGACCGGCGGTCCCGGCATGCCGGACGGCATACAGCAAGGCTTCTTCGCGAAACCGACCGTGTTCGGCCGCGTGCATCCGAAGGCGACGATCGCGCAGGAGGAAATCTTCGGCCCCGTGCTGACGATTCTCACATTCAAGGACGAAGACGAAGCCGTCCGCATCGCGAACGATTCGGTCTATGGTCTCGCCGGCGCCGTATGGGCGGGCAGCGACGAACGCGCGCTCGGCATCGCGCGCCGGATGCGCACGGGGCAGGTCAATATCAACGGCGGCGCGTGGAATGCGGCCGCGCCGTTCGGCGGCTACAAGCAGTCGGGCTATGGCCGTGAGAACGGCACGTATGGCCTCGACGAATATCTCGAGTACAAGGCGATGCAATTCGCCGTCAACAAGACGACGTAA
- a CDS encoding ABC-F family ATPase: MLSTANITMQFGPKPLFENISVKFGEGNRYGLIGANGCGKSTFMKILGGDLEPTSGNVMLEPNIRLGKLRQDQFAYEDVRVLDVVMMGHTEMWAAMTERDAIYANPEATDDDYMHAAELEAKFAEYDGYTAEARAGELLLGIGIALDLHSGTMSNVAPGWKLRVLLAQALFSKPDVLLLDEPTNNLDINSIRWLEDVLNEYNSTMIIISHDRHFLNQVCTHMADMDYGTLKVYPGNYDDYMLASTQARERQQAANAKAKERIADLQDFVRRFSANKSKARQATSRLKQIDKIKIEEFKPSSRQNPFIRFEYEKKLHNIAVVGEEMTKKYDRTIFSNFSISVQPGERIAIIGENGAGKTTLLRSLLGSLPLEHGSVKWAENANIGYMPQDTYEEFPNDVTLMDWIDQYRKEGDDEQSVRGTLGRLLFNADDIRKSVKVLSGGEKGRMIWGKLMLGRHNVLLMDEPTNHMDMESIESLQIALDKYDGTLIFVSHDREFVSGLANRIIEVKTDGTLNDFGGNYEDFLAGQGVQ; this comes from the coding sequence GTGCTGTCTACTGCCAATATCACGATGCAATTCGGGCCGAAGCCTCTCTTCGAAAACATCTCGGTCAAGTTCGGGGAAGGGAACCGCTACGGGCTGATCGGGGCGAACGGCTGCGGCAAGTCGACGTTCATGAAAATTCTCGGCGGCGACCTCGAGCCCACGTCGGGCAACGTCATGCTGGAACCGAACATCCGTCTCGGCAAGCTGCGCCAGGACCAGTTCGCCTATGAAGACGTGCGCGTGCTCGACGTCGTGATGATGGGCCACACCGAAATGTGGGCCGCGATGACCGAGCGCGACGCGATCTATGCGAACCCCGAAGCGACCGACGACGACTACATGCACGCCGCCGAACTCGAAGCGAAGTTCGCCGAATACGACGGCTATACGGCCGAGGCGCGTGCGGGCGAATTGCTGCTCGGCATCGGCATCGCGCTCGATCTGCATAGCGGCACGATGAGCAATGTCGCGCCGGGCTGGAAACTGCGCGTGCTGCTCGCGCAGGCGCTGTTCTCGAAGCCGGACGTGCTGCTGCTCGACGAGCCGACCAACAACCTCGATATCAACTCGATTCGCTGGCTCGAAGACGTGTTGAACGAGTACAACTCGACGATGATCATCATCTCGCACGATCGTCACTTCCTGAACCAGGTCTGCACGCATATGGCGGACATGGACTACGGCACGCTGAAGGTCTACCCGGGCAACTACGACGACTACATGCTCGCGAGCACGCAGGCGCGCGAGCGTCAGCAGGCCGCGAACGCGAAGGCGAAGGAGCGCATTGCCGACTTGCAGGACTTCGTGCGGCGCTTCTCGGCGAACAAGTCGAAGGCGCGCCAGGCGACGAGCCGCCTCAAGCAGATCGACAAGATCAAGATCGAGGAATTCAAGCCGTCGTCGCGGCAGAATCCGTTTATCCGCTTCGAGTACGAGAAGAAACTGCACAACATCGCCGTGGTCGGCGAGGAGATGACGAAGAAGTATGACCGCACGATCTTCAGCAATTTCAGCATCAGCGTGCAGCCGGGCGAGCGCATTGCGATCATCGGCGAGAACGGCGCCGGCAAGACCACGCTGCTGCGTTCGCTGCTCGGCAGTCTGCCGCTCGAACACGGCTCGGTGAAGTGGGCGGAAAACGCGAACATCGGCTATATGCCGCAAGATACCTACGAAGAATTTCCGAACGACGTCACGCTGATGGACTGGATCGACCAGTACCGCAAGGAAGGCGACGACGAACAGTCGGTACGCGGCACGCTCGGCCGCCTGCTGTTCAACGCGGACGATATCCGCAAGTCGGTCAAGGTGCTGTCGGGCGGCGAGAAGGGTCGCATGATCTGGGGCAAGCTGATGCTTGGCCGCCACAATGTGCTGCTGATGGACGAGCCGACGAACCATATGGACATGGAGTCGATCGAGTCGCTGCAGATCGCGCTCGACAAGTACGACGGCACGCTGATCTTCGTGTCGCACGACCGCGAATTCGTGAGCGGGCTCGCGAACCGCATCATCGAAGTGAAAACCGACGGCACGTTGAACGACTTCGGCGGCAACTACGAGGATTTTCTCGCGGGGCAGGGCGTGCAATAA
- a CDS encoding OmpW/AlkL family protein has translation MKKNRTGMALAMAGATLISAFATTAAHADDTASGAASAASTVQSPVEGGIHARDVLVRLRGISIMPQVGTSSTLSTLNVNVNNAIVPELDFTYMIRDNIGVELILATSRHQVTSNLGALGGVNVLPPTLLLQYHFNHQGKIRPYVGAGLNYTYFYNDGLKAGGQSIAVSHSSFGPALQAGVDVQITKTLFVNADIKKIWMRTDATLGGASIGTLRIDPLVVGLGVGMKF, from the coding sequence ATGAAGAAGAACAGAACCGGAATGGCGCTCGCAATGGCGGGTGCCACGCTGATAAGCGCGTTCGCGACCACCGCGGCACACGCCGACGACACAGCCAGCGGCGCAGCGTCGGCCGCGAGCACGGTGCAAAGCCCCGTCGAGGGCGGCATTCATGCGCGCGATGTGCTGGTCCGTTTGCGCGGTATCAGCATCATGCCGCAGGTCGGCACGAGCAGTACGTTGTCCACGCTCAACGTGAACGTCAACAACGCGATCGTGCCGGAGCTCGACTTCACGTACATGATTCGCGACAACATCGGCGTCGAGCTGATCCTCGCGACATCGCGCCATCAGGTGACGTCGAACCTGGGCGCGCTCGGCGGCGTGAACGTGCTGCCGCCGACGCTGCTGCTGCAGTATCACTTCAACCACCAGGGAAAGATTCGCCCATACGTCGGCGCGGGCCTCAACTACACGTATTTCTATAACGACGGCCTCAAGGCGGGCGGCCAGTCGATTGCCGTGAGCCACAGCAGTTTCGGCCCGGCGCTGCAGGCCGGCGTCGACGTGCAGATCACGAAGACGCTGTTCGTCAACGCGGACATCAAGAAGATCTGGATGAGGACCGATGCGACGCTAGGCGGGGCATCGATCGGCACGCTGCGTATCGATCCGCTCGTGGTCGGTCTCGGCGTCGGGATGAAATTCTGA
- a CDS encoding NAD(P)-dependent oxidoreductase, whose protein sequence is MEVGFCGPGLMGAPMIRHLLRAGHTVHVWNRTRDKAQALAKDGAQIASTPGVLADRSELIFLCVSDAAAVEQVVFDPQHGIVTAAQKSAGGAPVRRIVDHSSIAPSATRSFAQRAAAAGIGWVDAPVSGGVAGANAGTLAVMAGGAAADVEAATPAIRAYAARVTHMGDAGAGQTAKLCNQSIVTATVAAIAEAVSLAQRSGIDAARLTEALAGGWADSVLLQTFVPRMTASGDAPIGAMRTFQKDVDTIAATAYETGTPMPVAGTVQQVLRLAAAMGLADADFSAFVDVLQPGKRR, encoded by the coding sequence ATGGAAGTGGGTTTTTGCGGCCCGGGCTTGATGGGCGCCCCGATGATTCGCCATCTGCTGCGCGCGGGGCATACGGTTCACGTCTGGAACCGCACGCGCGACAAGGCGCAAGCGCTCGCGAAGGACGGCGCGCAGATCGCGTCGACGCCGGGCGTGCTGGCCGATCGAAGCGAGCTGATTTTCCTCTGCGTATCGGATGCGGCGGCCGTCGAGCAGGTCGTGTTCGATCCGCAGCACGGCATCGTGACAGCCGCGCAAAAGTCTGCCGGCGGTGCGCCGGTGCGCCGCATCGTCGACCATTCGAGCATCGCGCCGTCGGCGACGCGCAGTTTCGCGCAACGGGCCGCCGCGGCCGGCATCGGCTGGGTCGACGCGCCGGTGTCGGGCGGTGTGGCCGGCGCGAACGCCGGCACGCTTGCCGTGATGGCGGGCGGCGCCGCGGCCGATGTCGAAGCGGCGACGCCGGCAATCCGCGCCTACGCGGCGCGCGTTACGCATATGGGCGACGCGGGCGCGGGCCAGACCGCGAAGCTCTGCAATCAGTCGATCGTCACGGCGACGGTCGCCGCGATCGCCGAAGCGGTGAGCCTCGCGCAGCGCAGCGGCATCGACGCCGCGCGTCTGACCGAAGCGCTCGCGGGCGGCTGGGCGGACTCGGTGCTGCTGCAAACCTTCGTGCCGCGCATGACGGCGAGCGGCGACGCACCGATCGGCGCCATGCGCACGTTCCAGAAGGACGTCGATACGATCGCCGCGACCGCCTACGAAACGGGCACGCCGATGCCGGTCGCAGGCACCGTGCAGCAGGTGTTGCGGCTGGCGGCGGCGATGGGTCTTGCCGATGCCGATTTCTCCGCTTTCGTCGACGTGCTGCAACCGGGCAAGCGCCGTTGA
- a CDS encoding DUF1289 domain-containing protein, whose protein sequence is MASNLHDLPDSPCIGVCSTLFDEVCKGCGRTATEVANWVFMTDDEKRSVWERIERDGTAMRFKYDKI, encoded by the coding sequence ATGGCTTCGAATCTTCACGACCTTCCCGACAGCCCGTGTATCGGCGTCTGCTCCACGCTCTTCGACGAAGTGTGCAAAGGCTGCGGCCGCACGGCGACCGAGGTCGCGAACTGGGTCTTTATGACCGACGACGAGAAGCGCTCGGTATGGGAGCGGATCGAACGCGACGGCACCGCCATGCGCTTCAAGTACGACAAGATTTGA